In the Nitrosopumilus cobalaminigenes genome, TTATTTTTGAACGCTCAATAATTTTTAGAGCTACAATATCCATCAAATCATAACCACCTGCTACAGAATCTTCATGTACTAGCATATTTTTCAAATTTTTCATCTCAATTCGTTTGAATTTTTTTGCTTTTTTGAATTTGTTAGGATCCATATCATAAACACCAGCAACATCTGTAGCATTAAGAAATTGCTCAGCTTTTACTTTTTCTGCAATTAGTGCTGCAGTTCCGTTAGTACTTTGTCCGGGGTGAAGACCGCCAGCAACTACGATTAATCCATCATCAACTGCATGTTTAACTTCCTGTAAAGTGGTTGGTGGATGAGAATATGCTTTATTTTTTAGAGCATATATCAACAGTTTTGCATTTAGTCTTGAAATTTCAATTCCAAGTTCATCAAGGGTTGATTCATCAGCTCCAGAAGTTCTTGCATGAGAAATATAATGTCGGGCGATGGTTCCACCTCCAGCAATCACTATTGGTTGACAAAACTTGCTAATTTTTACTAGAAATGCAGCATATTTTTTTAGTTCTTTGACATTATCCATGCCAAAAACACGTCCAGATAATTTGATTACAATTCGTTTTTTCATTTTAAATCACCAATGATTGATTTTGCGGCAATTTCAACTTTTTTTCTGTTCTTTTGGTGAGTATAGATTCTAAGTATATTCATGAACCCAGAAATAGCCGAAACTACTGGGATTTGAGAAATTGGCATCTCTTTTGCTGATGATTTTCCACCCTCATTAGAAATCAATACTATTGATTTTGACTCATTTTTTGAGGGAGCTAGTGGGATTGATGGGGTAACAGAACTATCAATGAATATTTCATTTTCATCAACTTTTGATTTTTTGGATAGTTCAATTCTAAGTTCATCAGTTCGGGTTTTTTTCAAATTAGAAGGACTGGTAAGAATTCTCTCAAAGACGCATTTTAGCAATTTTCTATTTTGATAGTCTTCAGCAAATTGTCTTGCACGTTTTAATTTTGATGATTTTGATGTGAGTAAAGATGCTAGGACGTATTCATCAGTTAGTTTAACAAATTCATCTAGATTAAAAGATGTAAAACCAAACTCATCATCAGATAGTCTTAATGCTTCAATTAACATCACTTCAGCTGCACGGACAGTTTTATGAAAATACACTGCTTTGAACATCTGATATCTAGAATGCATCATAGATTCAAAGGAATACAAAGCTGAACGTTCCAAGGCAAGTTTTTTCTTATGTACATCAAGTGACTGTGTTATCCTTTTGTGATCAACTTTTGCATGTTCAGCTCCTGTAAAATAACCATCTCTAAGCAAATAGTCCATCATATCTGCACTCAGGGCACCTGAAACAATTTCATTTAGGTATTGGAATTTTGATTCTCCAAAAGCTATTTGTGTAATTAATTTTTTGTTGAATCCAGTTTTTGATAATATGTCACCAATTTCAGATTTCAAAATTATTTTTTTACCATAATCTTCATGTGATATTTTTTTTT is a window encoding:
- a CDS encoding HD domain-containing protein — its product is MKKNYLDIIDPIHDFIRVYDYELPIIDSPLFQRLRRIKQLSGAHLTYPSAQHSRFEHSLGVMHIASQAGFSLNEKGYLDSDDVQILRIASLLHDIGHGPFSHLFEEVIQEKKISHEDYGKKIILKSEIGDILSKTGFNKKLITQIAFGESKFQYLNEIVSGALSADMMDYLLRDGYFTGAEHAKVDHKRITQSLDVHKKKLALERSALYSFESMMHSRYQMFKAVYFHKTVRAAEVMLIEALRLSDDEFGFTSFNLDEFVKLTDEYVLASLLTSKSSKLKRARQFAEDYQNRKLLKCVFERILTSPSNLKKTRTDELRIELSKKSKVDENEIFIDSSVTPSIPLAPSKNESKSIVLISNEGGKSSAKEMPISQIPVVSAISGFMNILRIYTHQKNRKKVEIAAKSIIGDLK
- the pyrH gene encoding UMP kinase; the encoded protein is MKKRIVIKLSGRVFGMDNVKELKKYAAFLVKISKFCQPIVIAGGGTIARHYISHARTSGADESTLDELGIEISRLNAKLLIYALKNKAYSHPPTTLQEVKHAVDDGLIVVAGGLHPGQSTNGTAALIAEKVKAEQFLNATDVAGVYDMDPNKFKKAKKFKRIEMKNLKNMLVHEDSVAGGYDLMDIVALKIIERSKIKTRILKADPKIIEKAIKGGDVGTEIILPSK